The proteins below come from a single Treponema phagedenis genomic window:
- a CDS encoding ATP-binding protein, giving the protein MRVLKQGKWQQVNITQSFLPDYLRQSKALCKTHGEYKCLIDTRTNEASPCPLCEQERKRAEIETQKELEQFEARLKKIDGLPKRYRNAGFKNFVVDEKNKTARDSVLSFAKNPNNKWLLLLGKNGTGKTHLAHAVLKLTGGIFRDFDDVSTDLLDAQAGYGAGLNKTLDKYANAPMLVIDEIDKVKNTEGRITWLNTILRRRYNEMLPVVLVGNIDLERLCQIIDLHGGEAMRDRIKELGIVVNFNFESYRPVLRGEIKHEH; this is encoded by the coding sequence ATGAGAGTTTTAAAACAAGGGAAATGGCAACAGGTAAATATTACGCAATCTTTTTTGCCGGACTATTTGCGGCAATCAAAAGCTTTATGTAAAACACACGGTGAATACAAATGCCTCATTGACACAAGAACAAACGAAGCATCCCCTTGCCCTCTTTGTGAACAAGAGCGGAAGCGGGCGGAAATCGAAACGCAAAAAGAGCTTGAGCAGTTTGAAGCACGCTTAAAAAAAATAGACGGGCTGCCCAAGCGGTACCGCAATGCCGGCTTTAAAAATTTTGTCGTTGACGAAAAAAACAAAACCGCACGGGATAGCGTTTTGTCGTTTGCGAAAAATCCGAATAACAAATGGCTTTTGCTGCTCGGCAAAAACGGCACCGGTAAAACTCATCTCGCGCATGCTGTGCTAAAACTAACGGGCGGCATCTTCCGAGATTTTGACGACGTCTCAACCGACTTACTGGACGCACAAGCGGGATACGGCGCAGGCTTAAACAAAACGCTTGATAAATACGCTAATGCGCCCATGTTGGTGATTGACGAAATTGACAAGGTGAAAAACACCGAAGGGCGCATAACTTGGCTTAATACAATCTTGCGCCGCCGTTACAACGAAATGCTGCCGGTTGTGCTTGTTGGAAACATTGACCTTGAACGTCTATGTCAAATTATAGACTTGCACGGAGGAGAGGCAATGCGGGACAGAATTAAGGAGTTGGGTATAGTTGTCAATTTTAATTTTGAAAGTTATAGACCCGTTTTAAGAGGAGAAATAAAACATGAGCATTGA